The nucleotide window TGGTATAGAAAAATGGAAGATAATTGCTAGCTCCTCAATGGTAAGTCACATATTGGAGAAATTAGAGAATACCACTAATTTGATAGATTTTAAAGAAATAAATCTAAAGAAATTGGAAAGACTATTGGATAAGTTAACGGATAGGAATTTAAGTTTTCTTAAAATTGCCCATAAGCAAGGTTTATTTGATTATCCTAAGCGTAAAACTCTATTATCCTTGAGTAAGGAGCTAGGAATCAAACCTAATACGCTTCTCTATCATATAAGAAAGTCTGAAAGTTCGTTGTTGGAGATCTTGATAGATGAGTACTATAGTTTATTATAGTAAATTTTTTAAATAACAAGAAACTTGTTTATGATATGAGTGTAAGTAAAATTTACCTTTTAGATCACGGAAAAATTAGCGCAGATCTAGCGTGGTTCCTTCCGAATCCAATGACAATAGAGGACATGAAGAATCCTAAACCTCGAAATTGGGTTGACGTAAGTGTAATGAGTGCAGTAATTGAACATAAGGATGGCGTAATACTCTTCGATACTGGAATACCAGATAATGTAAGTGGGAAATGGCCTCAGATTGCGTTGAGTGTATTTCCAGTTACTAAATATTCAGAAGAAAATAAAATGGAAAATCAGTTAAAGAAAATTGGGTATAAACCAGAAGATATACACTTTATAATACTTTCTCATTTACATTTGGATCATACTGGAAGTCTAGAGCTATTTAAGAACTCTAAACCTGATGTAATTGTTCACGAGAAAGAATTAAAGTACGCATTACTAAATTTGTGGTTAAATAAACCTGTTCCTTATCTATTAAGAGATTTAGAGATCTTACGAGAAATGAACATTGTCCCAATGTCTACCGAGTATTTGGAAATACTGCCCGGCGTTGAATTGCTCTTGATTGGGGGACATACACCTGGGTCAATATTGCTAAAGGTAAGAACGCAAAATGATAACAATTATATATTTACTGGAGATTTCATACATGTCCCAGAAGAATTAAGCTTTGAAAGTAAAGGCTGGTTATTGGGCAATGCAGAAGAATACTATACTAGAATAAGGCTTCTTAAATCAATGCAAAAGTTACCTAGAACGAATATAATAATCTCACATGATCCGAAACTATGGGAGAAGTATCCAAAAGCTCCAAAAGAACTAAAATAGTTCATAAATTAGACTAGAGGATTATGGAATTTCCAGAGAAAATGAAAGAGGAAATTTAAGCCTTGTGAATCTATTGAATATTTTTTACAGAATTTCTATTATCTCCTTTTCAATTAATCTCAGAATTTACAATTGGTGTTTGTAATACCCCTCAATTCTTTGTAAAAATTCGATAAGTATATAAAGTTAGAAATTTACTAATTTTTAAAAATCTTCAAACACGTTTGCAGTATTTATTTCGTCTTATTGGATAGTTCTAATACTAATAGTCCTAAAACCTTGATGGAATCCAGTAGGTCCTTCACATATATGTACTCATCATTAGCATGAGCTAGCTCAATTCTTCCTGGACCGTAATTAATACTTTTTATCCCTTCATTAATAGTGAATCTAATATCAAATGTCCCTGCTGATAATACGGTTCTAGCCTCAACTCCTCTTACCTCTCTAATCTTTTCCCTCAATGCACTTATTAATCTCTCATCATCGCAACGCATAGTATTTACCGCATAAAATTCGTCATATTCGTACCTTACTCCAGTACTTTTACTTATGTTATCCAAAACCCTAATTATGCTATGTCTCACCTCCTCTAAATTTTCCTCTGGGATTAGCCTTCTTACTATACTAAATTCACAATAGTCCGCTACCGTATTTACCCATGTTCCGCATTTAACCACGCCAACTAATATGGTAGGCTTTTTACCCGACTCTGGAGATATCTCGTATTTAGATACAATATCGGGAATTGCCTTATAAAGCTCTTCTATCATTAGGGAGGTAGCTTTAACCGCATCGATTCCCAACTGTGGAAACCCACCATGACTTTTCTTACCATAAACCCTTACAATAGCCCATATTGCACCCCTATGACCATTACACACATTATCTGGCCCAGTAGGCTCAGTGAATATGACGTAATTTACATTCTTAAATATACCCTTTTGGACCAAATAATAAGTTCCTGCATTCCTATTACCGACAGTTTCCTCATCTGGAACAATTGTTTGAATCACTTGGATATTTGATGGTAACAGTTTAGCTCTCCTTAACATCTCTATTGCGTAAATTTGCGCAACTATACCAGACTTCATATCTGAGGCACCTCTCCCGTAAATTTTACCGTCCTTCTCTATTCCTTTATAGGGATCTACACTCCATCCCTCTCCTGCAGGGACTACATCGTAATGAGCGTTAAAGGCTATTCTATTGTTACCATTACCTAAATATCCAACTAGATTAGGTCTTTTACCATAACCAAATCTAATCAGACTTTTCAACTCTTCATCAGTGGGCTCTATTACTTGAGTTTTATAACCAAATTCATCCAATTTATTTTTTATAACATTAACAATTTTCTCATAATTCAATCCAGGGGGATTCTCAGTGGGGATTCTTATCAACTCCTTTAAAAAATCGACTATCTCCCCTCTTAGTTCTTCAATAATCTCATCAATTTTTGACATATATTTAATTAAAAATTTCCCCTTAATAATGTTTTGCGGGCAAAACTTTAGAAGTATACAGAAATTTATAATTAATCATTAGTATTTTGGAAAAGTTCTTAGACTATGATCTAGTGGTATATCCTTTGCCTAAAGCTATAAACTTTCTGAAAGCACTAACGTTAAGGATGCTCTGTGAACTTGTTGATTTTTCTTGAGCCTTTGAAGGTATTTTTAAACATAAATTGCACATCTGATCATTAGTTGAAAGGAAGATAATAGTAATTTAGTGGAAAATGTTCAACAGATCAACTAGGCGTTAAAAACATGCTTTGTGGACTATTTCAAATTTTATAGGGATCAACGCTAAACCCATTTTCAAATCGACGTCGAATTTTGAATTTAGGAGTATACAATGAGTTTAACATATTATAAAATTGAAGTGATCCACAAAGTTTTAAAAACAGAAAAATTTTTAAATTGTTTATATTAGTATATATTGAAGATACAAAGTGGTATACGGCCTAAATAAACAACAATGGCTAGCAGTGTTCTCTACATGGTTAGGATGGTTAATGGATGGTTATACTTCTATAGCTTATGCTCTAGTTGCAGTTACTATTTCGAAAATATTTTTCCCTTCAACCATAGGAATTCTAGGTTTAATAGCCACTTTTGGAGGATTCGCAGTTGGTGCATTAGCTAGGCCCGTAGGATCTTTAGTGTTTGGAAATTTCATAGGAGATAAGATAGGTAGGAAAAATATGTTAGTTCTAACGATTTTAGGTTTTTCCTTAATAGCCTCTTCTAAAGCCCTATTACCTTCATACGAAACCGCGGGAATTTTAGCTCCACTATTTCTTTACATCATATTATTTGCTGAGGGCATGTTTGCAGGTGCAGAATATGGAGGAGGAACCACATTGGCGTTAGAGTCTGTACCTGTAGGCAAGAGAGGATTTATTGGCTCTTTTGTGCAAAGTGGTTTTGGTACAGGTTATTTCGTAATATCGTTAGTATACTCAGCTCTGTATAGTATGTTTGGGAATGAAGGATTCCAAACTTTAGGATGGAGAGTCCTTTTTGCAACTTGCATATTGCCTGGATTAATTACGTTAATAATTAGAAAAATGACAGACGAAAGTCCAATCTTTAAGGATATGAAAAGTGGGAATGAAGTGGTCAAGATACCTATAAAGGAGTTGTTCAAAATGTCTTATTC belongs to Saccharolobus solfataricus and includes:
- a CDS encoding helix-turn-helix domain-containing protein — encoded protein: MEKLSLISADLVHPDCWTERTEKYLVNVKLLSQQFSDDKFFVSKVLILGKDSRNLIDELKNFKGVKINKLYCLDEDSFVMDFIYPRYNSVSSLFYDTNSIVISHRIVDGIEKWKIIASSSMVSHILEKLENTTNLIDFKEINLKKLERLLDKLTDRNLSFLKIAHKQGLFDYPKRKTLLSLSKELGIKPNTLLYHIRKSESSLLEILIDEYYSLL
- a CDS encoding N-acyl homoserine lactonase family protein, whose product is MSVSKIYLLDHGKISADLAWFLPNPMTIEDMKNPKPRNWVDVSVMSAVIEHKDGVILFDTGIPDNVSGKWPQIALSVFPVTKYSEENKMENQLKKIGYKPEDIHFIILSHLHLDHTGSLELFKNSKPDVIVHEKELKYALLNLWLNKPVPYLLRDLEILREMNIVPMSTEYLEILPGVELLLIGGHTPGSILLKVRTQNDNNYIFTGDFIHVPEELSFESKGWLLGNAEEYYTRIRLLKSMQKLPRTNIIISHDPKLWEKYPKAPKELK
- a CDS encoding M20 family metallopeptidase produces the protein MSKIDEIIEELRGEIVDFLKELIRIPTENPPGLNYEKIVNVIKNKLDEFGYKTQVIEPTDEELKSLIRFGYGKRPNLVGYLGNGNNRIAFNAHYDVVPAGEGWSVDPYKGIEKDGKIYGRGASDMKSGIVAQIYAIEMLRRAKLLPSNIQVIQTIVPDEETVGNRNAGTYYLVQKGIFKNVNYVIFTEPTGPDNVCNGHRGAIWAIVRVYGKKSHGGFPQLGIDAVKATSLMIEELYKAIPDIVSKYEISPESGKKPTILVGVVKCGTWVNTVADYCEFSIVRRLIPEENLEEVRHSIIRVLDNISKSTGVRYEYDEFYAVNTMRCDDERLISALREKIREVRGVEARTVLSAGTFDIRFTINEGIKSINYGPGRIELAHANDEYIYVKDLLDSIKVLGLLVLELSNKTK
- a CDS encoding MFS transporter, yielding MVYGLNKQQWLAVFSTWLGWLMDGYTSIAYALVAVTISKIFFPSTIGILGLIATFGGFAVGALARPVGSLVFGNFIGDKIGRKNMLVLTILGFSLIASSKALLPSYETAGILAPLFLYIILFAEGMFAGAEYGGGTTLALESVPVGKRGFIGSFVQSGFGTGYFVISLVYSALYSMFGNEGFQTLGWRVLFATCILPGLITLIIRKMTDESPIFKDMKSGNEVVKIPIKELFKMSYSSVLIGLMITSGLLYINTATFSFYPTVLTIQGIPGTIVGLSVAIINLVSLFGVWFGGFLADVIKRGRKVPMLIYSIIFIFTVYPVLYLGLLKNVYLSTIVFSLQAFLEAMIFSTLPAFLAEQFSKKYRTTGVGFTYNGGAIGGGFAISATLALSTYLGLLYSWSINIIIAGIIMIMGIVLAKETYTGKEDPILR